The DNA region TTACTTGTTTCTGCTCTCCTCATCGTTTCCTCGATGAGCAcatcctgtgcatgtgtgtaggcaaacatttctgtgtcagttttgccttgttatttttatttttgttttgtttttaatctatattgctctcttgtttcatgtacagcactttggtcagctgttgctgtttttaaatgtgctttataaataaatgtgatagattgattgattatataCACTCGGATCGTGCGTCGATGAAGAACGCAGCTAGCTGCGAgaactaatgtgtgtgtgtgtatgtgtgtgcgcgtgcatgcgtgcgtctgtctgtctgtctgtctgtctgtctgtctgtctgtctgtctgtctgcctgtctgtctgtctctctgtctgtctctctgtcaggtgctGAAGCTGTAGAGTGGATCAGTAAGGCGTTCTGCGATGACTCCGCCCTCCTGAAGCACGAGCTGGCCTACTGTCTGGGACAGATGCAGGACAGACGGGCCATTCCGACTCTGACTGCCGTACTTaaagacacacagcaggaaCCCATGGTCAGGCACGAAGCAGgtacacatgcagcacacactgTGGGGAATGAAAAGAGCCAGCTCACTGTCGACATAATACTCTGACCCCTGGCTCTTCCTTTCTACAAGTTGAAATATCATTGGGCAATATGTTGAACCCCTAACTTCCCCTGAAGGCCTACACTGAATGAATGTTTGAATCATTAGTTAACTCATGGTCTTGTAGGGCACTTGATGAGTGCATGAATACCTttgtgtgaatggatgaataATGACATGCATTGATTGGTCAGAATACTAGCAAGGTGCTTATTAATCACCAAACTTTTACCAAAAAGTTGAGCTCTATGAGCTTGGAACTCTGACTGACTTTGGTTTATCAGCGTTCACGCTTACAATTGACAGCTGAAATCAAAGAAATAGGAATCTTTGTATtcgggctttcacacttgcagaaatctcctgaaaaaaaaaaaaatccagatagTATCTCCTGTCAGACCCCGAGgagtatttattctgcagaaagtcagagtgatctgatgtgagaacacagcaggatataatcaggagaattcacctggagccagtgggagggggtggtgacctttattccctgtgatcactgcacgaccatagactgtctgcacgccacctctaccatctctgtgctctaatgaacctcctgctgcatgtttcctgttctccagtatgttcttctccactcttcagtttacattgagattctctttaactacacgtagcattgatacaaatacacatattctcattatagagtCATATAGAGGACTCTTTAGCTTCCCCGCCCCCCCTCCAGTCTGACATGGATAGTCTCTCGCTGTGAGGTTCATGTTTGAACAGAcagatcaggagaatatccagagcagtcctcctgatatgatctagatattttcagtaGTGCTGATGTGAAAATGTCTTGTGACGTCTGTACAtccttctgtctctttgtcttcaGGGGAGGCACTGGGAGCCATCGGTGATGCTGTGGTTCTAGACCTCCTGAGAGAGTACAGTAAGGATCCCGTCACAGAGGTAGGCACATGAGATCTCCACATCTAGAAGAGATGCACTCAGTATCTCCCACAAAACGGCTTCATAACGAGGCctacttcaaaaaaatgaaagtgtgaCTTGTCTACATACTCTGCGGCTCTCTGTGTTTGCCTGCAGAAACAAACCTGCACACTGGAGTCTGTGTTAACAGTGACAAAAGCTCAAAGTGAACTTGATTTTAAAAACCAGGACACATCCAGATTACCTTTTGgacagaacacagagagagtgtTTTAAAGCAAACATCTTTGTTTAGTTGAACCTGAACCCTTTATTACCAATCATAAATCCAGATGCACAGTAGCACTTTATTATTCCCATCCCCTGGTTTTGCTCTTGTGACTTTGATTCAGTCTCTGAgttgagacaaaaacaaagacatgtgtCTGAAATCTGGaaactaaatgtgtgtgtaaatcatGGAACCTTCTGTAAatgtaaaccccccccccccccccccccccccccccccccaggtggcAGAGACGTGTCAGCTGGCTGTTCGACGGATAGAGTGGCTGCAGAGTGGAGGAGACAAGCAGCTGAATGAAGCGTGTACAGATAAGAACCCGTACTGCTCTGTGGACCCAGCCCCtccagcagagaggaagagcgTGTCAGAGCTGCGCTCCATCCTGTTGGACGAGAGCCTGCCTCTGTTCGAACGTTACCGTGCCATGTTTGCCCTGCGTAACCTAGGCAATGAGGAGGCTGTGCTAGCACTGGGAGACGGTAAGAGACAGTACTGTAGTATTTTCTTCAATCTACCAATTAGGTTGTgacaaatttagattttttctgtgtattcaaacatttatatgaaaaaaaaggctcattgcTGATGCTTAAGAAGATGATGACGATGATATCATAGCTCACCCTGTAGTTATTTACTGAACATAAGCACTCAAACACTTCAGTTCCAAAGCTCTTAAGAATTATTGGGAAATAATTTAACAGCCAGTCAGATCATCAGATACTCAAAATATTCCAAgtagatgcaaaaaaaagtcataGCGTACTTT from Labrus bergylta chromosome 6, fLabBer1.1, whole genome shotgun sequence includes:
- the dohh gene encoding deoxyhypusine hydroxylase isoform X2, which encodes MASGEQVTAVGKVLVDPKLDLTRRFRALFTLRNLGGAEAVEWISKAFCDDSALLKHELAYCLGQMQDRRAIPTLTAVLKDTQQEPMVRHEAGEALGAIGDAVVLDLLREYSKDPVTEVAETCQLAVRRIEWLQSGGDKQLNEACTDKNPYCSVDPAPPAERKSVSELRSILLDESLPLFERYRAMFALRNLGNEEAVLALGDGLQCSGALFRHEIGYVLGQMQHPAAVPALRAALERSGESPMVRHEAAEALGSIGHDECLAVLQRYREDTERVVKESCEVALDMLEYENSDQFQYADGLVRLQG
- the dohh gene encoding deoxyhypusine hydroxylase isoform X1, whose product is MCFQTRTTRHWILIMASGEQVTAVGKVLVDPKLDLTRRFRALFTLRNLGGAEAVEWISKAFCDDSALLKHELAYCLGQMQDRRAIPTLTAVLKDTQQEPMVRHEAGEALGAIGDAVVLDLLREYSKDPVTEVAETCQLAVRRIEWLQSGGDKQLNEACTDKNPYCSVDPAPPAERKSVSELRSILLDESLPLFERYRAMFALRNLGNEEAVLALGDGLQCSGALFRHEIGYVLGQMQHPAAVPALRAALERSGESPMVRHEAAEALGSIGHDECLAVLQRYREDTERVVKESCEVALDMLEYENSDQFQYADGLVRLQG